Within Primulina tabacum isolate GXHZ01 chromosome 5, ASM2559414v2, whole genome shotgun sequence, the genomic segment GAAACACCATTTCATGCGGTggcggagccagaaatatgACTCTGTCCGGACtggaattttaaactctaagatcttttaatattttaaattgattatctggtaaatatcatattattctaaaattatacaaaatttacagatacatttttttaaaaaaaaattggaccacCCGGGCTAAAGCCTGGGTAAAGGAGCATATGGCTCCGCCCCTGAATTTCCATCCCTATACGATATGTATACACATACAGTTGTTGAATCAAGAACAGAATTCCTAAGACGTACATACATTAAGTAATTGGAAGATCAGCCAGCCAAGGAAGCAACTTCTCATGGACCAAGTCAGGCCTGTCATCATGAGGGCAATGCCCGACACCTTCCAATAAGTACAGATTCACATTTGGTAGCCGAGCCGGCAGCAATGCAAAGTATTGCCCCACTGGTCCATCTATTGGAGTCAGAGGATCTCGATCACCCCACAGCACCAAAATAGGTAAACTAATATTTGGCATCAACTGAACTGGATTCGGGCCTGGTGGCCCTGTCACGATTGAAATGAAGGCATCCAGAGCTCCTTCGTCCTCTGCTGGTTTCCGAAAAATCTGACGTTTTTTTAGAAACAcacacattaaaaaaaatatggttGATAGGGAATCATCTATCTTTTCCACCTTATAACACTGTTATCTTTGGGTTTTCTGcgtttttttatgctaatacgTACAGTTGGGAATATTTCTGAACATCTTAAAGAAATCTGGGTGATTTCTTCCTAGTGCGAGAACTGAATGTGCCTACTCCACCACAGAAAATTTAGTAATCGATGTGAAAACAAGAAAACAATTACCTCGACAAGGTCCTCATCTACGTTTTCCTTATTCCCATAGGCAGACAACAATATGTTTCTGAGATTATTGCTGCACCATAAAGGAAAAACGACTCTTGTTATAGTTTTTCCTCTTAGACTCTTGTTATAGTTTTTCCTCTTATGCTGATATGAAGCAAAACTCAATCAACTAAATACACCTTTGTCTGATGCGATTGAATAAAGAAGAAGCAATTCCTTGTTGCTTCAATAACAAATCGATGAGCCAAAGCAAAGGAAACAATAGCCTTATCCTCCAGTCATCTACTATGGCCTTGTTGTTCATACCACCAGCACAATTAAATAGTACAAGTCCTTTCACCAGGGAGTTAGTAGACTCTGTTTGAGGAAAAATTACACGTACATTGTAAAAACCAAGCCTAACATAGCACTAgacaataaaataagaaaaatcatcaCACCTGAAGCAGCAATAACGCAAGCAAGACTACCGATTGAGTTCCCCAGTAGTACAGTTGGCATTTGAACAATTTCATCCAAGAAATCTAGTATCAACTGTCCATTTCACAGCACTCTTCGTTAAATGAAATTGTAAACATAAGAAAGTATTTTCAAAGATTAGTTCTTACTAGCCAGCAAACAAAATCACAAAATTTCATAGAAATATTCACCTCAGCCCAAACTTCCATGGAATAAGCAAAACCAGCTGGCTTTTGTGAAGCACCGAAACCTAAGAGGTCAATGGAGTAAACTGTATGATTTTGAGCAAGTACCGGGATATTCCTGAAATGGCAGGATGATAGCGTCTAGAATCCGTTAATAGCACCACAGAAGTTAGGTTAACATGAAAATGCCACTTAAGACAACAGTCCCTCTGCAAGTCCAAAAATGAGGAGTCATATTTGCATGACTGCCTACATTTACTTCATTATACTCCAAGTTTTACTGAACCAATAATACATAAGCATACCAATCAAACAACATAACAGCAAAAAGACTTGGTATACTGTATACCATCATGCACACAAAGTGTTCGTCCGCTCAGCAGTTGACAACCCTTTTCATTCAAATCAGCAAAAAGACAGACTTGCTGAGGAtcaaatttatacctcaaatatAATCCTTTCAGCCGACTTCAAGTAAAACAATTCTCAGACCAAATTTCATAGTGGTCGGCCCCAAATCTCAGTCAAAGAAACTGAAACAAAAAGAAATCTAAAAAGTACCTGCGCCAATGAGCAATGGAAGCACCAAAACCGTGAACCAGAAGCAGGGGAGGATTCGTAGAAGTATTGCTACCATCAGCTTCTGGGTATACCAAGTAGTTAATATTATATCCTTTCCACACCCATGTACTACACTTTGCGTCTATCTCCTTTAACTCCAACGGCGGAGGCAAAACCACATCTGTTTCGCTCGGCACCACCTCCAAGGTGGAGGCGGCGGAGACCTCGGCACGGTTGATGACAGAAACAGGATTCTTGGACATAAGACGAGAGGAAAAGTTAACTGAAGACTGTAAAGGATTGAGCTGTCTTTGTGCACAAGTCATCAATGGTGGAGAAAAGATACAGGTTGCCGCTCCATTTCCAGCCAAACCCATTAATCGTTTTGGGGTCTGCGTAGGATTGAGAATGGAGAGCTGAAAATTTCTGCAACCACCACTTTTATTGGAAGGAAATGATACTTTTCGACTACATTGACTAAACTAACTccccacacacacacgttatACGTGTGATGCgtgttatttaatttttttttttaaatgatttttgaaactttaGATTAATGGAAGAATAAGTTTTTCTTCATGTTTATGATTGTTATTTTGTCCATCTTTTTTGTTAGAGTGTGTGtatattatttttgatgttACGATGATTTTTCACCAAACTTTTCCTTTTATACCCCTAAAATATCTCTCCCCCGACTTCTTATGGTTTCCAACATTTTCGGAACTCCCTTAAAagcaacaaattaaataaacatcaaatCTAAAATCAACACACCCAAATGTGAAACGGAAAtgaaccaaataaattttaaaggtattttttctttctttatttttttattttttttaaatttatatatcaaaattgtagTGTAATCACTcactattaattaaaataacattgtgatatttatttaaatataaatcaaataaattataaaaaaatattacgtgCATCGGTATattagtatatatataaatgcgATAAGGGATAATTGtgtgtttttgtttttaataaaatcTATTGCTTTTATAAATTTCAATACATTGAAGAGGGTGGGTCTATTAGGGATTTTCTCACTTTTTATTATATAGAATTTATtttgtctcttttttttttttttttttgcgttaAATTGATTAATTGGATTATGCTGGTTCCATCTGCCTTTGTTTATTCATAAccgaaaatattataataattttataaaaaaagcataatgataaaaaaaaaaacacatcaACTTAAGCATACCAAAGTCGGCTTCAATAAATTGGGCCAAAGGTCTAAAATATGAGCCTTTTGTCTTCCTTAAAGAGTTTTGGGCTTTGATTTTATTTAGCAAATCAGATTAGATTTGTTTTTTTGGAATATTCTGACAAAATCTTGAATTGAAGAGCCTTTTTCTGTTGTTGTCCGACAGAGTCTCGAAAGGACCCATggaacaaaaaaaatttcaaaaaaggTTTATCCATTTCTCGACAAAAATGAGGTATCAATTTTAGTCCTTACATCAGACCCACAAACTCCAATATCATAaaacaacaaaattttcaagggaaaattaaaagttttgaattacaaatattattttaaaatataattagacCACGTGTGTACGACGACAATTTTCATCAACCTTTCCATTTAAAAAGTCCTAATAACACTATTACGTGCCAATTGAAATAATGGCTGATGATACCCGTAagagcccgggtcatggatgacccggaATATCAAATGGATTCCCAAATCCGAGTGAGTCTGCAGATGGATTCTTCTGGAGCGGAGCAGATGCAAGCCCATGCTCTACTCTCCGGACAGTCATAGTCCCGGGCTCTTGTATAAATCTCCCGGAAGGCATTCTACCCGGACATCTCGATAACAGTGCCGCATTCTAGTGATTCAGAAGATAAGATCTTGTCTCGAGAAGCGCACCGTGACAGAATCCTATTGATGTGACTTGATGGAAAAGTAGGGTGGCGTGACAGGAAGTGGCAAgtaggcactgaaaacaaggtacctACTAccttttctcctataaatagcaggtatgtaaTTCATTTGAAGGACTTTGGTTTCCTCTTCTTCTCTTGTGCTGGAGAATGATTCATTCACCAATACATGTTAACGCACATATTTACACCAGTAGCCTTTATTTTTATCTAAGTTACACTGGTtatcatcttcacctgctgacttaagcatcggagtggccacgccggacacccctccggcgcccattcacgagttcttttcttatttgcaggttACAGCGGAAGCCATATTGTAGagatatatcttcatcacagaTATAGTTCTTGCTCAATTTCCTTCATTAtcttgatagcagatccggtggagcacccaaCCCTGCTCACTCATTTCACCAGGATCTCATCAATGGCTATAAGATTTCTTACCTTGGACATTGCATAAACTTATCATCAATAATTTGTCGTAAATGCCGATGATTTataactcatttgatatcaacgtATTTAATTTTAGATGAAAGAGTCCCCGAacccaaaataataataataataataataataataataataataatgttaaattttgatataataataataattattatgttTTACATATTTGAAAATGGTtatatcataattaattaataattttttgtatAATGACATCGAATTTTGATTTGCAATTGAACAAACAAGAAGTGATATCTTATACTTTATCCTAATTTTGTTGATAAAAAAGGAGCATAATTAAGCAAACTTATCCAAAAGCGGGGATGGCGCTGTTTGCACGTGAAAGTGAtgcaagaaaacaaaaataatcaCGTGCCTCCTATCAGGCCCGGCCCGGCCCGGCCCGGCCCGTTATATAGAATTGTACATAAGTAATGCACATCTTCTCTAGCTATCAACGTTAAGAttttttatgagacggtcttacaAATCTTTATTTATGAGATGAGTCAattttatcgatattcacaataaaaattaatattcttagcataaaagtaatattttttcatggataattcagataagagatctgtctcataaaatacgatccgttagatcatctcacacaagtttttgtacaTTATTAAAAAGATGGTTACATACTATGTATACTTACATATTCTTCCGATccgattatttttttttattacaatttTGGGATTCGAATCCCGATCTCTTTCTCTCATTAGAAAGAGGatacatgcatatatatatatatatatatatatatatatataatattgtccTATTGTTAATGTTGTCGTAGGGTcgtaattatttaataattatgtatttgaaagtgatatatatatatatatgagtgaTTATTTGTTTTCGAATTCTTCCCTTTGGAAGGGGAATCTTTTATCAaggtatttatttatataatagtCAAAATGTTACGGTCCTTAAGTATGGTTTTCCGAAAAGATATTACAAATTGCGcatctaatatatatatatatatatataatttcgtCATCAACTTCAAGAATACCTAACTTCATTTATCTATACAGAGAGCCCATACTTCATTTGAgttttataaatattaatttaattttttaagcaaatattaatcttattttaaaaaataaagatatatcAACAACAATAGAACAACATGTTGtaactgattttttttatcCTATGCCTGGAATTTTTTATAACCATATGATGTAGTGAAATTTTAGTTTTGTATCATCTTGATATGATGTCAACTATCACGTCCCTGGATCGAGATGGGTCAACATCCAATGTTAACAATTACACAATCATAAcctacaaaattcaaaattacaaaatttataaaccagtttttttatttcataaaaagaaatattatttttacaacTCCAAACTAACATTATGTTCTACAGCAGAGAGatataaaacataatattaCGGAAAACATAAACAATGACaacgattttatttttttccatcATCCTTAAAATTCTGTTTGTTCCTCGTTCTCTAACTGTTCCTCGTTCTTATATGATAGGAGGTGAGTGACCGATATGGTTGACGCTCGTAAGTGTGAGAATCCTCTCGGtctttaaaatcatttttcaaaaaaaatttcaaatataactCTAATAGCAGaaatatacaaaaaaaattattattttcagaaaTAAACACGTATCAAACTTATTGAttgaataaattataatatcCATGGTTAACTGATATCAgtcttttatattttaattatctaaagGATGAGAcatgaatcataaataacaTGAATCGAGAATCATGTATGTTAAAGAATTTATATTTGGAcgtcatatttaaaaataagtaaaataaATAAGTGGACATCGGATTTGGGTGGCGTCTGGACGAGTTTATGGACGGAGAACAACAGATATGCTAATTTTGTTTATAAATTGAGCAGTTTTATTGAtcctatatataaaaaaaaatgaactcTTAGATTTTACTGAATTTTGTTTATGATACTCAAAATATGAGATAGTAGTTTATGAACAGTGAAGATTGGACTTCAACAAAACTTTGGTCCGGAAGTACATTCGAAAATGGATAAAACTTTGGCCTGAGTTATTTTTAAAAGTAGGGAATTGTTGTTGCTCAAAAAAATGGGAGAAAATTTATGCAAATTTTAATGTATTTCCATTAAAAAATGAGACACATATATAATCAAGATAGATTGAATTGCCAAACTATATTTAAACTAAAGGCACAAGGGAATCAAGAGTTCAAGAGCACATAACAGAAGAAATGCAAATAGtgtaaatgtcatttttgttgtGAATGCGTTgtattgttaaattattaacttagttttgaatcttgattattgttttatctattttgatatttatatgctttgaactatattttatatttgaagacaatatattgttgttgttttcaaataaattagaatatatgttatattttatatttgaagacaatatattgttgttgttttcaaataaattagaatatatgttataatatttttcattttaaaaaccaTAAACCGACTGCAATCGCTTGAAACCACTCAAAACTGTAAGGCTAAATTTTCATGTAAAACCgcgattaatttttcaaaatattaaccgaCTGCATATGGcagttgcagtttgaattttttaaaaaaaaccgcaAAACCAGCATCGTGATCACCTCTAATCTTTTGTATCAGCCGATGTCATAATAATGTATCAACGAAGAGGGAAAAAATTGtgacatgaatttattttagaGGCAACAAGAAAAAGAATTAACGGAATCAAATTGCCACAGTTTATATCTTTTAGAGAAATTATATTTGATAATTTTAATGGATGCTCAATTTATCCTTATCATTTTCCGAGATACTTAATAATTAAAGTACAAAAAATAAAGTATTCATTCAAAACCTTCCCACATTTTTCTTCCTCTCATTATCCTAATTCCTAAACATTATATCAATATCCTAATATGtaacaaaaaattataattaaattaaaatatacaaaaataacttttaattcctaataatatttatatctaCATACACGCATATTAAATCAGAGTCCACCAAACTTTTACATATAATCACAGCCAAACGTTATGCCTTAACATTTTCGCAGTCTCCCTCCCACCAGTGAGTCAAAACTCGAGACCTGAGTAATACGGCACTgaacaaataatattttgaaaataaaaactatatatttttcaaaaagatTGCCTTGAAAATGAGAAATTACCAATTTTGGATTAAAGCGAGAAAATGAagcaaaataatttcaaatgctTGGACCATAGAGATGATAAAAGTGTCGCCCGCCcataatttattacttaattttCTAATGATGTCACCATTATACTTCAAATATCATCGGTATAATGGAAAATAATATGTTCACTAACTGTGTGGCTGCATTTAATTTACTAAGTTTTTAAAGTTATATCATATTTCATCACTAGTGCTCAAATGAAATATGAAAATTCTGATATGACATCGAAAAATTCTAACATTATATTGAAATTTGCTGACTTTTCATTGTCACATCAACAATTCGATATGGGAAATAAAAAACTAATTTATcagaaataaaatttgaaatttaatagatcaaaactcaaaattaaacaatttaacgtggttaaaaaataatttttattcgtATAAAGCCTAACAAATTTTCTATATTcccaaaaaaagaagaagaaaataaagtcttACCTATTAAAGATAACTCAAGATTGGTTGCGAAGAAAACGATGTCCATTCCATGGTTCCCACTCCTCCCCACCACCTGAAAACGAAATCCCATCCAACTAAATTTCCCAAACTTTTCAATGGTTTCAATCAATGAGTCATTTAAATATTACCCCACAAGTCATAATGAAATCCCGTACAATCTGTTTTTgagttattaaaaatataatcactGTGCCAAGTCTTGAGCAAGATTACGGCCTGGTTTTCATTAtaaaattaatcaaattaaaaataataatttagttCAAAGTTTGGATTAAAAAACTCAATCTAAACCAAATCGatcatattaaaaaaatataaatttttaaaagtatatattatatttggtTTATATTTCATCATTAATTAGTAGTaagataaattaataattaatgtttttttaaataaaattttagacTTATAATTACGTAAGCGGGCTAATTTTTATGCGCAAATATTTAcatatgtccattaatttagGTTTCAATATACAAAGTTTTAACtatcaaattcaataatttaagCCTACAGTACTTATAAAATTTATGTTTGATGtggaatatataatttttattcaaaataattaatGCCGTtatatgaatcaaatattttattcgaaaataatcaaaattgaaaACGAATGATCCAATCCAAACAAAAACCTAAGTTTAAATTGGTTTGGCATGGAATTGAGTGgtccaattttttatttttattttaaataatcaacccGAATTTTAGTCACCCATAGCGAGAGTGTTTAGAAACCcgaaaacaagaaaaagaaagaTCGCCATGTTCTCAGAATTTACGGACGCGAAATTTTACACATCACGTTACGACTTCTGAAAGAATGTGTGTGAACGTGAAATATTATATAATGTTGGTGTAGGGGTCCCTTTGCTGACCGATGCAGCCTATTCCACAGAGACAGTTGTCTGCATTTCCCCACCAACAAAAGTTCCAGACCAAacctatgtatgtatgtatgtatgtttcTGCTTCTGTCTTCTACCTCCAAAATTTACCACACCGCCTACTATTTTTATCCACGCTCTCTTTCTCTCTCTTCTCTATCGTCTTGCCTCTTCAATGGCAAAACTCGTGGTCGAAGTTCTTGATTCCGTTGATCTCCTACCTAAAGATGGGCAAGGGAGTTCGAGTCCATTTGTGGAAGTGGAGTTTCAGGGGCAGCGCCAGAGGACCGCCACCAAGTTTAAAGATCTCAACCCTTTGTGGAATGAGAAGCTGGTGTTTCAGGTGAAGAATCCTAGAGATTTGTCGGATGAGACGATCGAGGTGTCTGTGTACAATGATAGCAAAAACGGCCACCACAAGAATTTTCTTGGAAGGGTTCGGATTTCCGGCATGTCTGTCCCGTTTTCTGAGGAGGAATCAGTTGTTCAGAGGTACCCGCTTGATAAAAGAGGTCTCTTTTCTCGTGTGAAGGGTGATATTGCTTTGAGGATACACGCGGTGATACTAGACTCTAAGTCGTTTGATCCCGAGGAGGAGGTTTTGCAGCACGTGAATGGTGTGGAAAATCGTCATCGTCATAATAATAATACTACTCATAGTTATGATAAGGCCACAGAAAGTACTACCGCAGTGCCGTCGCATGAGGTAAATACTAAAAAGTTCGACGCTGAGTATCAATACATGGAAAATCAGGcgaaaaacaagaagaaaaaggAGCTAAGGACTTTTTACTCAGTAGGGACCGGTTCCCATGGCGGTGGCCCTCCTCCGCCACCGGCTGAAGCATTTGTTGAAACCCGGAGCGACTTTAATAAGGCTGGATCGGTACCATCAGCCAGTGTGATGCAAATGCAATTTTCGGGGCAGAAACCTGAGTTTGCTGTGGTAGAGACCAAGCCTCCTCTGGCTGCGAGAATGGGGTACTGGGGAAGGGACAAGACTGCAAGCACTTACGATTTGGTAGAGCAGATGCATTTCTTGTATGTGAGCGTCGTAAAAGCTAGGGATCTTCCAACGATGGACTTAACTGGGAGTCTAGATCCGTACGTCGAGGTGAAAGTTGGGAACTACAAAGGGCTGACCAGGCACTTTGAGAAGAATCAGAATCCGGTGTGGAAACAGGTATTTGCATTTTCAAGGGAGAGACTACAAAGCAATTTGATTGAAATCACTGTGAAGGATAAGGATCTTGTGAAGGACGATTTCGTGGGTAAAGTCCTGTTTGATATTGTTGAAATCCCTCAACGAGTGCCGCCTGATAGTCCTCTGGCTCCTCAGTGGTACAGATTGGCGGACAAGAAAGGGGAGAAGATCAATCATGGGGAGATCATGCTTGCTGTTTGGATGGGAACACAAGCTGATGAAGCCTTCCCTGATGCTTGGCATTCTGATGCTCACAGCATAAACCAGCAAAGTCTTGCTAGTACACGATCAAAAGTATATTTCTCGCCGAAATTGTATTACCTCCGAGTCCATGTAATTGCTGCTCAGGATCTTGTTCCGTCGGATAGAAGCCGACCCCTGGAAACATATGTGAAGGTGCAGCTTGGGCATCAGTTGAGGCTCACTAGGCCTTCACCAATGAGGAACATCAATCCGGAGTGGAATGAAGAACTAATGTTTGTAGCATCTGAGCCTTTTGATGAGTATATAGTAATCAGTGTGGAAGAAAGAATTGGACCAGGCAAGGATGAAGTGATGGGAAAGCTTGTAATACCAGTTAGGGAGGTTCCGCAGAGATTTGAAACTGCGAAGATGCTGGATCCCCGGTGGTATGCTCTGCTCCTTCCTTCTGTGGCAGAGGAAACCGGGGAGAAGAAAAAAGAGGTGAAATTTGCAAGCAGAATTCTTCTTCGACTCTGCTTAGATTCCGGTTACCATGTTCTTGATGAGTCCACGCATTTTAGCAGCGACCTTCAGCCGTCATCCAAGCATCTGAGAAAGCACAGCATTGGAATTCTTGAAGTTGGTATTTTAAGTGCTCGAAATCTGCAGCCAATGAAGAGCAGGGAAGGTAAATTGACAGATGCTTATTGCGTAGCGAAGTATGGGAACAAATGGGTCCGAACCAGAACTCTTCTTGATTCTTTGCATCCTCGTTGGAACGAGCAGTATACTTGGGAAGTTCATGATCCTTGTACCGTAATCACGATTGGCGTTTTTGACAACTGCCACATCAATGGGAAAGACGATGCAAGGGACCAGAGAATTGGAAAAGTGAGGATCAGGCTTTCAACCTTAGAAACAGATCGAATTTACACACATTCCTATCCACTGCTGGTTTTTTCTCCCTCTGGTTTGATGAAACATGGGGAGCTACACTTGGCAATACGTTTCTCGTGCACTGCATGGGTGAACATGGTGACCCAGTACGGGAAACCCTTGCTCCCAAAGATGCATTATGTTCAGCCCATATCCGTCAGGCACATTGACTGGCTGCGCCACCAGGCTATGCAAATAGTGGCTGTAAAACTATCCCGGGCAGAGCCACCCCTCCGGAAAGAGATAGTCGAGTATATGCTGGATGTAGATTACCATATGTGGAGCCTGAGGAGAAGCAAAGCCAACTTCTACCGCATAATGTCTCTTCTATCTGGCATCTCATACATCTACAGATGGTTTGATGGCATTTGCTATTGGAAAAACCCGCTGACAACAATCCTCGTGCACATTCTGTTCGTGATACTTGTATGCTATCCGGAACTGATCTTGTCCACAATCTTCCTGTACCTTTTCGTCATTGGCTTGTGGAACTACCGGTTTAGGCCTAGGCTTCCGCCCCACATGGACGCTCGACTTTCTCAAGCAGAAAACGCTCATCCGGATGAACTGTTTGAGGAATTTGACACGTTCCCAACTTCTCAGCCAACTGACCTGGTGAGGATGAGGTACGACAGGTTGCGGAGCGTGGCAGGAAGAGTTCAGACGGTGATAGGAGATCTAGCAACACAAGGAGAGAGGGTGCTCAGCATACTGAGCTGGAGGGATCCCAGGGCTACAGCCATCGTCATAGTGTTTGCATTGATCAGTGCTGTGTTTCTGTATGTCACTCCATTTCAAGTAGTGGCAGTGCTGTTTGGGCTTTACACATTGCGCCATCCCCGATTCCGAAGCAAGATGCCATCAGTATCCGTCAATTTCTTCAAGAGATTACCAGCCAAATCAGATTCTCTTCTTTGAGATTTGTACAATCAGGAGCATCAGAAATAAGTCCTCAAGCAGAGAGGCAGCAACGAGGCAAACTTCCTTTTCACAGTCTAGTGATATTTATGCTAATATTCATTATTTTGTTGTACGAGATTGAGAATTTaagtgtatgtatatatgtatgtatattttaTCTAGTTGACAAAATTCCAGTTTCCCAGTTGAGCAAAGCTTGTAAAACCGAAGTAAATTACAGGAATGAAAAATACTCAAAAGACTTTTGTCGTTAGCTAACAGGTTTTTTTGACAGTAGCCATATCATACACTTGAACATAGAATTCCAAATTCCCAGAGTGCGTGAAGAGTAAATAATCACCATTCTTCAAAGCATTTTGTCTGTAAAACGCTTCCCACCCGTTTCCAAGAGCTATGTCGCCGCTTTCCTCGTACAATTTTATGCGCCGTTTGCATCCACAAGGACCTAATAACGTCGCCACGCTTGATGATTTTATCTCTACATGTTCGATAAATTCTCGAGGAAGAATctacaaattttaaattcatcGGAAAAATCAATGAAATATATCAGAAtttcgaaaaataaaataagaaggAAAGAATCCCTTAAAGAGTCTGAATCAGGAGCTTACCACTCCACCTGTGTTGTCACCAGGATAAATAATTTTGTAGAAGCTATTTCCATGGAACTCCTGGTTGGGATGACTCTTCGGAACCAAATTCATAGATACCTTCAAAGCCTTCTCCTCTTTCAAGTCTTGAAGAATGCACAGAATTCTGGAatatttaacattaaaaataaatgtaatCCTGTTTGCACAAAATCAAATAACATGGaaggttaattaattataattgtTTACATTAAGAAAACTAACATCTCTCTAAATTGTAAGCAAATCTATAATTTAATGGACATAATGATAagattttatttgtttataaaCAAGGATATAAtactataatataataaaattaagaTTAATGTTATATGTACAACCAAATTAATACAACAATTTTTACTACAcaaaaaattcaatacaaaaattctatttatcaaaatctcgcaataaattcaatacaaaatctcaagaaataataataaaatctcacgACATTATTCTAAAATTAAACCATTTTTACTAAATATTTTGATGCGTTGAAGAAAtctaacattttaattatctataATTTTTCCTTTTCAACCCCTCATTCTCTCTTATTTTCATCAACTAACcacatataaaattatttaatgattGACATAA encodes:
- the LOC142545824 gene encoding uncharacterized protein LOC142545824, with the translated sequence MGLAGNGAATCIFSPPLMTCAQRQLNPLQSSVNFSSRLMSKNPVSVINRAEVSAASTLEVVPSETDVVLPPPLELKEIDAKCSTWVWKGYNINYLVYPEADGSNTSTNPPLLLVHGFGASIAHWRRNIPVLAQNHTVYSIDLLGFGASQKPAGFAYSMEVWAELILDFLDEIVQMPTVLLGNSIGSLACVIAASESTNSLVKGLVLFNCAGGMNNKAIVDDWRIRLLFPLLWLIDLLLKQQGIASSLFNRIRQSNNLRNILLSAYGNKENVDEDLVEIFRKPAEDEGALDAFISIVTGPPGPNPVQLMPNISLPILVLWGDRDPLTPIDGPVGQYFALLPARLPNVNLYLLEGVGHCPHDDRPDLVHEKLLPWLADLPIT
- the LOC142545825 gene encoding FT-interacting protein 7-like; translated protein: MYVCFCFCLLPPKFTTPPTIFIHALFLSLLYRLASSMAKLVVEVLDSVDLLPKDGQGSSSPFVEVEFQGQRQRTATKFKDLNPLWNEKLVFQVKNPRDLSDETIEVSVYNDSKNGHHKNFLGRVRISGMSVPFSEEESVVQRYPLDKRGLFSRVKGDIALRIHAVILDSKSFDPEEEVLQHVNGVENRHRHNNNTTHSYDKATESTTAVPSHEVNTKKFDAEYQYMENQAKNKKKKELRTFYSVGTGSHGGGPPPPPAEAFVETRSDFNKAGSVPSASVMQMQFSGQKPEFAVVETKPPLAARMGYWGRDKTASTYDLVEQMHFLYVSVVKARDLPTMDLTGSLDPYVEVKVGNYKGLTRHFEKNQNPVWKQVFAFSRERLQSNLIEITVKDKDLVKDDFVGKVLFDIVEIPQRVPPDSPLAPQWYRLADKKGEKINHGEIMLAVWMGTQADEAFPDAWHSDAHSINQQSLASTRSKVYFSPKLYYLRVHVIAAQDLVPSDRSRPLETYVKVQLGHQLRLTRPSPMRNINPEWNEELMFVASEPFDEYIVISVEERIGPGKDEVMGKLVIPVREVPQRFETAKMLDPRWYALLLPSVAEETGEKKKEVKFASRILLRLCLDSGYHVLDESTHFSSDLQPSSKHLRKHSIGILEVGILSARNLQPMKSREGKLTDAYCVAKYGNKWVRTRTLLDSLHPRWNEQYTWEVHDPCTVITIGVFDNCHINGKDDARDQRIGKVRIRLSTLETDRIYTHSYPLLVFSPSGLMKHGELHLAIRFSCTAWVNMVTQYGKPLLPKMHYVQPISVRHIDWLRHQAMQIVAVKLSRAEPPLRKEIVEYMLDVDYHMWSLRRSKANFYRIMSLLSGISYIYRWFDGICYWKNPLTTILVHILFVILVCYPELILSTIFLYLFVIGLWNYRFRPRLPPHMDARLSQAENAHPDELFEEFDTFPTSQPTDLVRMRYDRLRSVAGRVQTVIGDLATQGERVLSILSWRDPRATAIVIVFALISAVFLYVTPFQVVAVLFGLYTLRHPRFRSKMPSVSVNFFKRLPAKSDSLL